One segment of Clostridia bacterium DNA contains the following:
- the cysK gene encoding cysteine synthase A: MTIASSIAATIGRTPIVRLNRFGGTSGRAEILAKLESFNPGGSVKDRIALAMIDDAEARGALSPGGVIIEPTSGNTGVGLAMIAAARGYRIILTMPDAMSIERRCLLAAYGAEIVLTPGALGMSGAVARARELAEEHGDWFMPSQFENPVNPQTHDETTAAEIVADLSAGPELMLDAFVAGVGTGGTITGTSRALRRVKPELLVIGVEPAESAVLSGNPPGPHRIQGIGAGFIPPVLDVALISEIVTVRSDDAFAASRRLAREEGILAGISSGAVAAAALGIARRLGEGQRVLAIFPDTGERYLSVEGLF, from the coding sequence ATGACTATTGCATCTAGCATTGCCGCAACGATAGGGCGCACCCCGATAGTGCGCCTCAATCGATTCGGAGGGACCTCTGGACGGGCCGAGATCCTCGCCAAGCTGGAGTCGTTCAACCCTGGAGGGAGTGTGAAGGATCGGATAGCCCTGGCGATGATCGATGACGCGGAGGCCCGGGGAGCGCTATCGCCCGGCGGCGTCATAATCGAGCCGACGTCTGGCAACACCGGAGTGGGGCTCGCCATGATCGCGGCAGCAAGAGGTTACAGGATCATCCTTACGATGCCTGATGCCATGAGCATCGAGCGGCGCTGTCTGCTTGCGGCCTATGGCGCTGAGATCGTGCTTACGCCCGGGGCGCTCGGCATGTCTGGGGCCGTCGCAAGGGCCCGAGAGCTCGCCGAGGAGCATGGAGACTGGTTCATGCCTTCGCAGTTTGAGAACCCAGTGAACCCGCAGACTCACGATGAGACGACTGCAGCCGAGATAGTCGCGGATCTGAGTGCAGGCCCCGAGCTCATGCTGGATGCATTCGTCGCTGGAGTAGGGACCGGTGGGACGATCACGGGAACTTCGCGGGCGCTCAGGCGCGTGAAACCTGAGCTTCTGGTGATCGGCGTCGAGCCTGCGGAATCAGCGGTGCTCTCAGGGAATCCGCCCGGACCCCACAGGATACAGGGCATAGGCGCCGGTTTCATACCGCCAGTGCTCGATGTCGCGCTAATCAGCGAGATCGTGACAGTGCGCTCGGATGATGCCTTCGCCGCTAGTAGGCGCCTGGCAAGGGAGGAAGGAATCCTCGCTGGCATCTCCTCAGGAGCCGTCGCGGCGGCTGCCCTCGGCATTGCGCGGCGCCTCGGCGAAGGCCAGCGGGTATTGGCGATTTTTCCCGACACCGGCGAGCGGTATCTCAGTGTTGAGGGCCTGTTCTGA
- the epsC gene encoding serine O-acetyltransferase EpsC produces the protein MLDDIGSFLDAAMARDPAARNRIEVLALYPGVHALIWHKLSHWLYRHRAFFLARLVSQIARGLTGIEIHPGATIGRGAFIDHGMGVVIGETAEIGEDVTIYQGVTLGGTGKEIGKRHPTIEDGVVVSAGASVLGSITVGRNSKIGAGAVVIKPAPPYSTVVGVPGRVVERSGDQQQRDADSREACEATMSCNRGADYHYAHRGREADLNHGDLPDPLGRALDLLALRIKTLEDEVAVLRKARAVSAGAVSGATITSISPIACDAKEAQPHDYCI, from the coding sequence ATGCTTGACGATATCGGGTCCTTCCTTGATGCGGCGATGGCGCGGGATCCCGCCGCCAGGAATCGCATAGAGGTGCTGGCGCTCTATCCAGGAGTGCACGCTCTCATATGGCATAAGCTGAGTCACTGGCTGTACAGGCACAGAGCGTTTTTCCTTGCCAGGCTTGTCTCGCAGATAGCGCGAGGCCTGACCGGAATCGAGATCCACCCAGGAGCAACGATCGGTCGGGGGGCTTTCATTGACCACGGGATGGGGGTCGTGATAGGCGAGACTGCCGAAATCGGTGAGGATGTCACTATCTATCAGGGCGTTACCCTTGGGGGCACAGGTAAGGAGATAGGCAAGCGCCACCCGACTATCGAGGATGGCGTTGTGGTGTCCGCCGGTGCGAGCGTGCTCGGCTCCATAACTGTTGGACGCAATTCGAAGATCGGAGCAGGGGCGGTGGTGATCAAGCCGGCGCCGCCATACTCTACTGTGGTTGGCGTTCCGGGCCGCGTGGTTGAACGCAGCGGCGACCAGCAGCAGCGCGATGCGGACTCGCGCGAGGCATGTGAGGCGACCATGAGCTGCAATCGGGGCGCCGACTATCACTACGCACACCGTGGCCGGGAAGCGGATCTGAATCACGGGGATCTGCCAGACCCGCTTGGACGTGCACTGGATCTGCTTGCCCTGAGAATCAAGACCCTCGAGGATGAGGTTGCGGTCCTTAGGAAGGCCAGGGCCGTCTCTGCTGGCGCCGTCTCTGGCGCCACGATCACCTCGATTTCGCCCATTGCATGCGATGCCAAGGAGGCGCAGCCACATGACTATTGCATCTAG